A region of the Oligoflexus sp. genome:
CGGGCCGCATCTACGAAGTCGCCTCGCAGCCCATCTTCACCCACCAGGGTGATCTGGAAGGCGCCCTGCATATCTATCGCGATCGCACGCTGGCCAAGCAGCTGCAGAATCAGCTGATTCAGCATGAAAAGCTGGCTTCCATCGGACTTCTGGCAGGCGGCATCGCCCACGAGATCAATAACCCCCTGGCTGGAATCCTGCTCTTCGCCCAGATGCTGATGCGGACGATGGATAAGGAAAGTCCGCATTATCAGGATGTCGTGGAAATCGAATCGGCGGCCAAACGCTGCAAGACCATCGTGGAAAGCCTGCTCGATTTCGCCCGCAAGCAGCCGGCCATCGAAGACAAGAAGAATGAAGGGGTCGTCGATCTTCAGGATGCCTTGGAATCCGCCCTCCGTTTCTCGACCGTCGGCGGTGCGGCCGATCGCATTGAAATCCAGGAGGACTGGGGTCCGCATCGGGCCACGACGCGCGGCAATCGCAACAAGATCATCCAGGTTTTCCTGAATCTCATTCAAAACGCGATCCAGGCCATGCCGAACGGTGGGAAACTGAAACTCCGCACAGGACTTTTGGATGATGATCGCGGAAACTGGGCCGTGGCGGAAGTCATCGACTCGGGTATTGGCATTCCCCAGGAGCACCTGAAAAAAATCTTTGATCCCTTTTTTACCAGCAAGGGGGAAGGCCAGGGCACAGGCCTCGGTCTTTCCATCTGCCATGGCATCATCCATGATCTGCATGGCATCATCGAAGTGGAAAGCAAACTGAATCAGGGCAGCACCTTTAGGGTTCTGGTGCCACGCCCCAACGCACTTGAACAGGCTGGGTGAAACGTGGAGCATCTGCCGCGCAGCAAAGTATCACCGGAACGCTTTACAACCCATGCCGCCCTTGGGTGCGCAGCGGCTTTGAGCGCGGGCATGATGCTGATCGGCTATAAACCGGGCAACTCCCATCCCTTTCCTGTGATCTTTCCCCTGCTGCTCGGCATCTCGGGTTTCGGTGCATTGACGGGTTTTTTCATCAGCCTCTTCATCGTCCTGCGCGAGGCTCGCAGTAATCTTATGAGTTTCCTGCAGCTCGCCATCTTCGGCAGTGCGGGCCTTCTTTTCATGCTGCAGTTTATTTTCATGCAGCTGAACCTGACAGCGGGCGTCACCTATGCCCTCTATGCTTTGCTTCTGCTCACGCTGGCTTTGATCCTGAATGAAAAGATGGCGAGGCTGCTCGGCAGTTCCTATGTTGAACGCACAAGCCTGGCCCTGGTCATCGGTCTTTTGAATCTTGGTTTTGTCACCTGGGATCTGCGTCTTCTGCAGTTTCAAGGCATCGAAGAGCCCTCTTTGACCTGCGTGCGGAATATCTATGCCTGCCTTCTCCTTCAGCCGCTCATGATCCTCGGCATCCGTCGCCTGACCGCGCGGCAGGCTGGAACGCGAGGCTCGCGTCGCCGTCTGAAGTCTTCATTCCGCCGTCATCCCGATCGTTTTCATTTCTACGTCGCGCACTGGATCAGCTGCGCTTTGGCCGCAGGCTTCAGTCAATGGCTTTTGAGCCAACACGCCCCGGATCATCCCACTGCGCCCTGGCTCGGTTCCAAAATCGTCTGGGGCACCATTACCCTGGCCTGGATTCCTGCTCTTTGGCAGCAGCTGAAACACTGGCAGCAGGCCCAGATCCTGCCCAGAAACATTCGCAGCCCCTGGCAGTCGGGTGGCGGACGCGCCGAACAATTTCTAAGGCAGCATCATCTGCCGCGCGCCGCCCAGGAAACATGGCTCGGACTCCGCACAGCCATCATCATGATCGATCATGATCCGCATGAAGACTGCCGCGTGCATCTGCCTGCCCTTCTTTATCGAGCCAGGCAAATGCAGTGCGAACAGATCATGTCCCGGATTTTCTCCGAGCAGATTCTGAGCACGCAGACGCAGGGCTCCCAGATCCTGGTGTCAATGGATCCCGAGCACAGCATCATGAGCTGCACCGAATCCCTTTTGATCCTGACCGTACTTTATCTGGATGGCCTGCCGCTTGTGGAAAAACGCCTGAAGCAGCTCGTCCGCCTGCTGCCGCTCTTGGATCCCGACCTCGCCCGCGTGCTATCGGAACACAAGGTCGAGCAGCTCTTCAGCCGTCTGCAGGGTTTCTTTCATCTCGATTACAACTGGATCGATCAGTCGATGCGCAGCGGGGATGATGAGGCCAGCTTTGATGTGCGTCTTGAAAATTTGAATCCCCGCGAAAGGCAGCGGGTTTTGACCCAGCTGAGTTCCGCGCAGTGGCTCGGCAACTTCATCTGGATCAGCGAATCCGCACGCGATCGCCTGAAAACCGAATCTCCTTTTCTGGCCTCGACCATCGAACGCTGGCCCATCCAGCTGGAACAGGTGCATGGCAAATCCATGGAAACAGCCATTTTCCTGATCAAATTTGAAAACCTGATTCCGCGTCTGCAGCGTTATCATGCTCTGGATGAAATCCGCAGCCGCCTGGCGCCTCTGCCCCTGCCGCCTCTATCGCAGCGGGTCTGCGAGGATATCGAAGCCAGCCTCGGTCGGGATCCCGATCATATCGATCTGCAGCAGCATCTGAAGACCATGAGCGATCACGACTGGCAAGGCTTCCGGGCCAAGGATATGGCGCTTGATATCCTTCTGAAGATGGTGGCCCGTGCCGATCTTTTGGAGCGCAATGTCCGCATGCATAAAGAGGACTGGCAAACCTTCCGCCGTGATACGCGGGAGCTGGTCCAGAAGATTGGTTATCCCAGCCAGGAATTGCATAAGGCGCATCTCAGCAAATTGGAATTGCGTCAGCTGCATGAGCTGCAGCGCATCTGCCTGGAACCCGATCATCCCCGCTGCCGCGAAGCCTGGCTGCTGCTGGCGAGTTTGCCGACCCGCACCCTGAGTATGGATGCGGTGGGTCAGCTGATGCAAACGATTGCCGCCGCCTGTCGCGCTCCGGCGCTCCGCAGTCACGAAATTATTCTGCATAAGGCGGTCGAAGCCTTCTTCCACCTTGCCAGGGCCCTGCCCTTGAATCGGGATGGTGATGTGAGTCGAGTCTTTGAAATTCTCGCCCGCACTCTGATTGAAGTGGAGGCGGATCAGGAACTCCTGCTCGCCTTCATGGATGGCAAGCTTGCGATGGATCAGCAGCGTGGTACCGAAATCACGGTCTCAGGACCTGTGCTCCTGCAGTGGAAGGAAGCGGTCGAAAACATCCTGCAGGAACCCGATCTGCCGATCAGCATTCAGGCCGCCATTGATCTGCGCTGGAGGAGCTTCTCCAATTCCAACGATCCCCTGCATCGCGCGTCATGATTCAGGCCTGCAGGGGCGTGGATGCGGCTTCAAGCAGCGGCAGACGCAGAACAAAACGTCCTCCTGGCCCCCGCTCACAGCTCAGATCGCCCCCATACTGCTGAGCAATGCAGCGGGCGCTGTAAAGGCTTAATCCAAGACCCGCCCCCACTTCCTTCGTGGTAAAAAACGGCGTAAAAATGGAACGCAGCTCGTCATCCGACACACCGGGTCCATTGTCTTCAATCCTGACCATGAAACAGGACCCATCGCCCATCAGACTCAGAATGATATGCGGACGGTCCCGATTGACCAAGGCCTCCAAGGCATTGCGGATCAGACTGTCTACGACTTCCAACACGCTTTGCCTATGGCAGAGGACGCGGTCGCCGGGCTTGACGTTCTTGCGAATCAAAAGAGTGATCCCTTGTCCCTGGAGCACCCGACTGCAGCGTTGACCGATCAGTTGGGCCATATCCGTGACGAGGCAGGGTTCCGGCTGTTCGACCGGGATCAGGCTTGAGGCCAGGAGCCTCTGCAGTATCTGATGAATGCGTTGAATCGCATCATAACCGCGGCGAATCCTTTGCTGGACTGGCGGCTCGCGGAATTTTTCGTAATGGCTCTCCAGGTTTTCAAGGGTCAGCTGGACTATGGCGAGGGGATTATTGATCTCATGCGCAGCCCCTGCAGCCAGCCGTCCGATCGCTGCGAATTTTTCATCGCGGGCTTTCAGGCGATTGAGCCGCAAAGCCCGACGAAAGCCCGCATGGGTTTGCCAGAACACCAGCAGCGAGGGGGCGATCACACCTATGAAGGCTCCGGTCGCAAACATAAGCGTGGCAAAAGGTTCAACCTCCGCCGGCAGCGGCTGATAGCCCGTGGGGAAAACAGTGAACTCAATGCCTATAAAAAGAACAAAGGCTCCCAGTGTACTGGCGACGATCCAACGCCATTCCTGGGAACGAAAAAGCAGAAAAGGCAGAAGAGCGAGGTCGAGGCAATAGAGGGAAAGCTGCGTCGCATGCCCAAACAGAAAAACCCCAAAGGCAACACTGGCAAGCGTGAGTGCGACATACAGGATTCGAGCCAGAAGGAAGCAGCGCTGCCGCGCGAAGAGATGAATGATGAAAAAAAGACCGAGAAAGGGCAGGGTCGCAGAGAGAACTCGTTCGTAGTATCCAAAGACGATGAGGATCAGACCAAAGGCCAGAGTCAAAGTGCTCGACAGAATGAGCGCGCTATTGAAAACCAAAAGCTGCAGGCGCAGACCTCGCTCCGGCAAACGCTGCGCACCGAGAGCGAGAATGGACTCCAGGGTCAACTTGAGACCCGTACTGGAATGTTTCAAAGGCGCATCCTCTCCGTTCCAGGCATAAGGCCCGATTCCCGCCCATACTAACGGGAAAGAACGGGAATGAACAGGTGAGGATGGCGTCTTAAGAAAACTTAGTCAATCCCTGGAGCACTTGCGGATCTCCTCATCAGGGCTTCCGCGTCGGCTCCCAAAAGCGGGCTGTATCCGGTATCCCATAACGCTTCCGAATGGTTTTGTGAACGTGATCGAGTCCCTGATAGGAAAGGATCACTTCCTCGTGCCCCGGTTCGACAATTATGTGGGCATAGCCTCGCTTCTGATACCCGGCGTCATTCAATGCGACTTCCAGGTCATTGATATTCTGGATAGCGCGTCCATTCACTTCGGTGACGAACACATCCTCCATATCGTGATAGCCCTTGTTGTACTCGATCGGCAGAACCCTTTGCAGCACCACGGCGCGGGCTTTGCCGTCGGCGCTCGGGTTTTTGTGGAATTCCGCTTCAAAAAGATAAGGCAGGGGCGCGCGACGTTTCCACTGCGATCCCCAACTTTGCATAAGACCTGCAGAGAGTTCCTGAAACAAAAACCCACCAAAAATAGTATAAACCGGCTGCGACAGCGCGGGCGGAGGGATGCGTTCATGCGAGGGATCATAAGCGGGCAGCACCTTGTCCACCTTGATCGTCTCGCCTCCGCGCAGAAGCGTCAGACGCACACGATCTCCGGCTGCTATCTCGGCCAGCTGGCTCATGAAGGAAATGCGGCCCCAGCGTGGATGCTCATAGGACCCGCGCGCAGAAACGCGCACGCCGTGAAACTCAAGCAGGACATCGCCTACCTGCACGCTATCGACAAAGGGAGAATCCGCGTGCACCGATTTGATCCATACGCCATCGCTCACCGCACTGGCTTTGGCATATTCGCGCAAATAAGGCGAAAGCATCGAGCTGACCTGAAATCCCGGGTCCACGAAACCGCGATAGGGCGGTTTGCGCCAGCCTTCCAGAAAACGTTTCAGAAGCCGGCTCGGCAGGGCATAGACGGAACTCGCCGCCTGGCCGATGGCGACCCCGACCAATTTTTCATCACGCACGATCGGCTCGAACCATCCATATCCAGCCCGTCGCAGTTCAAAGACATACTGCGGCAAAGGATATTCGACGAGGTAGACCGGGCGAACCTCGACCTCGCGCAGTTTGATGGCATTGTTGACCAGAGTCTCCCCTTCCAGCGCCTGATAGAGATTGACATTATCCCCAAGGCTCAGGTCGGGTCCCAGCGGCAGCGCTTCGAGGGCCTGCGGGGCGGCATCTTCAAACCGCAGGATCGCAAGATTCGCAACATCGTCGACAAATTCAATGCGCAAGGGATAGCGCCGCGGATCACCCAGTTTTTCGGCTTCAAGATGTCGCGCTTCCTTCACGGCGAAGGCTGCTGTCAAAAGCGTTCGCTCATCCAGCACCAAACCCATATGAACCATGCGTTCATTCTGTTTCGCCGTCCAGGGCGCATCGTAGTCCGACCTTTGCACGACCGAGTGCACACGCAGGACGCTGTTTTCCAGACTTTTGGCAAAAGCCGGCAGGCTGAACCAGCATAGGATAAAACTCAAACAGAGTGCTTTCATTTTTCCGCTCCCCAATTCGCCGTGGCTCCATCTTCATCAGGACCAAGCCAACGCGTCAGAGGAATTTTGTAACGGCTGTTGATAACCTGATCCGCGCTTCGGGAAGCCGCAAGAGGCAGAATCAAAGGCACTTCCTCCTGCCAGAAATCAAAGACCAAATGCGAGCCCTCGGCCTCGTCGATGGCCCGCGCCAGATCATCGAGCGACAAAACTTTCTTTCCATTCACGCGCGTCACGACCGCATCCATGAATGGACCAGAGAAGGTATTCACGGCATGCGGCAGGCGTTCGGCCAGCACGATGACATCGCGTGCGCCCTCAAGATCCTTGATCTGCGAAAAATGATTATGAATGTAACGCAGGGGCAGAGGCGCATCCAGATACCAGCTGCGTCCCCAGGTCTCAAGGTAATCGCGACTGAGGCTCGTGAAGACAAGTCCAGCGAAACTCAGAAAGCGCGGCTGATTCCAAAAGATATGCGCGCCATCGTAAAAGGCTGCCTTCGCCTTCAGGACCAGCTCGACTGTGCGACGCTTCCCTTCCCGCAGAATATCCAGCTTCAATGGATCACCGCGCTGCTTCAGATCATAGAGAACGCGAAAGGGCAGACGGTCGCGCAGATAGGAAATCTTCCCGTCAATGCCCACGGGTTTTCCATCTATCGCCAGGATGATATCCCCTGAATTCACCGCACCGGACAGCGGCGAATAGGACGCCACTTCACTGACCTTCACGCCGCCTTCACCGGCCTTGAGCCCGTGATAGCGCCGCGTCGCGGTATTCTGCAGGGCATTGTCCTGCACGTTGAATCCCTGCACCGGATGACCATCGTAACGGCCATCGGCAATATCGGTCAGAAATCTTTTGATCACGGGCGTGGGGATGATATAGCCGGTATTTTCCGCGCCGGTATAGGCCTGAAAAGCCACTCCGACCGCTATTTTTCCCTGCAGAACAGGTCCCCCGCTATTGCCGGGATTGATGGCGGAATCCACCTGCACCAGAAGGTGACTGTCCGCAGCCGAGTGCACATAGCGCCGATAACTGACCCGCGAGACCACGCCCTGTGTGATCGAAAGCTGCTCGCCCCCCGTGGGATAGCCGACCGTATTCACCGTCTCGCGCACATCGGGAATATCGCCGAAGGCGATCGGCGTCACGCCGCTCAGATACGCCGGATCCTGGACCTCAAGCAGCGCCAGATCACAGTCGTGGGCCATGAATTTAACGCGGGCGCTCACGGGTTCATCATCACCGTCCTTCAGAACGGAAATGAATTTGCCATTCGCCACCACGTGCGCATTGGTCAGAATGCCGGCCGGCCCAATATAAAATCCGGTACCGGACGAGGACTTCACCGCCTGATGATTCCAGGGTTGCTTGTAATCAGGTTCCTGTGAAATGACCTGAACTTTGAATATAGCCTTGCGCACCGCTCCCAGTTCGACGGCGCGCACCGGCCTGGATCCCACCATCACACACAGGACGGCCAGGATCCTCCAGCCTTTTTTCATCATAGAAAACCTCAAGGCGTATCACAGCCCGCAAAAGCCTGCGTGCTGATCTGTCGATAGGCGCTGCAAAGATCCGTGCGTTCCTGCTCACTCAGTTGGCCCGAATCTATTTTGCTGGAAATTTGTTTTCTCAGTTCCGTGGCCATGCCTTCCGTCAGCTGATCCTTGAAAGCCACCGCTCCCTGATCCTTGCCTTCGGCTCCCCCGCCTGCACCGCTGCCGATTTTATCCTTCTGGCCCTGAAGCTCAGCGATCGCATCGACGATGCCTTGGGAAACATCCTCGGGCACCGCGGCCATATTTTGAAAAGCCAGGGATACCGTCTGCAGATCATTGAACATGGCCGTCAGCATCGAAGCCCTGGCTGCGCCTACGTCCGTTGGAAGAATGATATCGACCACGGCGGCGAGATCCTTCACCGCCTTCACATACTCGGTCAGCGAGGGTATTTCACTGCGACTCTCAAGGATGGCGGCACGTTTTTGCAGATTGGGCGTGACTCCATCCTGAGTATAAAGAACTACCTGATGAAAGGCGATCGCTTCCACAAGATGCGCCACGGCCCACACGAAAAGTGCGTTGCTGCCGGGATTGTCTATTTCTTCATCAGTCTGGCAGCTTTCTGCACCATGACGTATATCAGGCTGCTCACCCAGGATTTTCACCGAGGCCGGCATGAACGGACACAGGACAAGGGTTGCGCGGGCAATGTGAGAAAGGGTCGATGAATCCGAATCACGAGCCTCGACAGAATTTTTCGGCAGGTAGACCGGCAGATCGCGGAACGGTCCCGAGGTCGGCGCACCTTCCAGCTCGCCGAGCCTATTGCCCGGCAGGGTAATGGCCTCGTAATCACTCGAACCCAGTCCGACGAGGCTGGCCAGGGATGTGAGTTGCCCTGAAGCATTGCTCTCGCCTGCAGACGCGAGAGTCGCGGCTTCGCCCTCTTTCTCCTGGTTCTTTTCCATCAGTTTCCGCGCGAGCTGAAACATATCCAGCCCCGCCACACCCAGATGACAATAGCCCACCTGCACGGCGCACGCGCCGCAGTCCGGCGCCAGGTCCAGGGATGCTGCGGCATCACGCAACGCGCCCTCATAGTCGCCGGCATCCAGACGAATCCGGGAGCGGGACAGAAGCGCACCGGCGTCGTGCTCGACACCGGGGGCCGCGATCAGACCCATGATATTGCTCGATTCGGAACAGCCAGGCAGCAGCAAGGCGAGAAGCAGCGGCAGGCCCGTTATCCAGCTCGGGATTGCGCGATTTTGCGGAACACTTCTTCCCATGATTCCATGCAATCCAGTACCCTCTGAAAGGTCGTTCGGATTTCCTTGGGATTAAATGGTTTCTGAATGAAGCCATCAGCTCCATCATTGTAGCAGGTAACGGCTTTGGTATAACTCATGTTTCCGGTGATGATCACAGTTTTAATACCGCGGCCCATCTGTTTCACGCGCAGATTGATCTGATCCCCGTTCATGCGCGGCATGCGCACATCCGTGACGACGATGCGGACCGGGTTATTCTCGATGAATTCGAGGGCTTTTTCCGGGTCATGAAACGACTGGATGGTAAAGGCCCCGGGGCACATGTCCTCCAGGTATTCGGAAAGGATGTCCGAGAGGTCCTCTTGATCGTCCACCATCACCATGAGATAGGGCTTGTTGAACACAGGCTTGTCCCCCTTCCTGAAATCTGGAATGGATTACCCATCACGTTTACAGTCCTGACAGATGCTACTTTATTGTCTTTGATTTAGGCGGGCGGTGCAACCGGGAGCCTGCAGAATAAAACCGGGGTTCCAGCGCCGCTTGAATTCATAGCGCAAGGGCTGGCCGCTTTTCATTTCCAGCATGGAGCAACCGGCTGCGCGTGCGACCGCATCACCGGCGGCAATGTCCCATGCCGACAAGGGGCTGAAGCGGGGATAAAAGTGGGCCTCGCCTTTGGCCACAAGGCAGAACTTGAAGGACGATCCGATTTTGATCACGCGGCTCAGATCATTGTCCCGAAGGAAACCGTCGAATTCCTTTTCGGGTCGCGAGGCACTGCAGACAGCGACCCGATCGGGACCCCATACCGGCTGCACTCTTTTTTGATTAATGCGCAGACCTTCATCGGAACCGTAATAGAGTTCCTCGCGTTCGGGGGCATAAACCACGCCCGCCACCGGTACGCCTTCTTCGATCAGAGCTATAT
Encoded here:
- a CDS encoding two-component system sensor histidine kinase NtrB, with amino-acid sequence MAKKDEKVPDTLEFVEGLKRRWMATVDAIVDPLMLIDKEFNIIQANRAMASLSNRDIKQVIGKKCYQMFAGRSSPCPGCQMIESIDTQKPLTFDLKQVYPGRIYEVASQPIFTHQGDLEGALHIYRDRTLAKQLQNQLIQHEKLASIGLLAGGIAHEINNPLAGILLFAQMLMRTMDKESPHYQDVVEIESAAKRCKTIVESLLDFARKQPAIEDKKNEGVVDLQDALESALRFSTVGGAADRIEIQEDWGPHRATTRGNRNKIIQVFLNLIQNAIQAMPNGGKLKLRTGLLDDDRGNWAVAEVIDSGIGIPQEHLKKIFDPFFTSKGEGQGTGLGLSICHGIIHDLHGIIEVESKLNQGSTFRVLVPRPNALEQAG
- a CDS encoding HAMP domain-containing sensor histidine kinase, whose amino-acid sequence is MKHSSTGLKLTLESILALGAQRLPERGLRLQLLVFNSALILSSTLTLAFGLILIVFGYYERVLSATLPFLGLFFIIHLFARQRCFLLARILYVALTLASVAFGVFLFGHATQLSLYCLDLALLPFLLFRSQEWRWIVASTLGAFVLFIGIEFTVFPTGYQPLPAEVEPFATLMFATGAFIGVIAPSLLVFWQTHAGFRRALRLNRLKARDEKFAAIGRLAAGAAHEINNPLAIVQLTLENLESHYEKFREPPVQQRIRRGYDAIQRIHQILQRLLASSLIPVEQPEPCLVTDMAQLIGQRCSRVLQGQGITLLIRKNVKPGDRVLCHRQSVLEVVDSLIRNALEALVNRDRPHIILSLMGDGSCFMVRIEDNGPGVSDDELRSIFTPFFTTKEVGAGLGLSLYSARCIAQQYGGDLSCERGPGGRFVLRLPLLEAASTPLQA
- a CDS encoding PDZ domain-containing protein, with the translated sequence MKALCLSFILCWFSLPAFAKSLENSVLRVHSVVQRSDYDAPWTAKQNERMVHMGLVLDERTLLTAAFAVKEARHLEAEKLGDPRRYPLRIEFVDDVANLAILRFEDAAPQALEALPLGPDLSLGDNVNLYQALEGETLVNNAIKLREVEVRPVYLVEYPLPQYVFELRRAGYGWFEPIVRDEKLVGVAIGQAASSVYALPSRLLKRFLEGWRKPPYRGFVDPGFQVSSMLSPYLREYAKASAVSDGVWIKSVHADSPFVDSVQVGDVLLEFHGVRVSARGSYEHPRWGRISFMSQLAEIAAGDRVRLTLLRGGETIKVDKVLPAYDPSHERIPPPALSQPVYTIFGGFLFQELSAGLMQSWGSQWKRRAPLPYLFEAEFHKNPSADGKARAVVLQRVLPIEYNKGYHDMEDVFVTEVNGRAIQNINDLEVALNDAGYQKRGYAHIIVEPGHEEVILSYQGLDHVHKTIRKRYGIPDTARFWEPTRKP
- a CDS encoding S1C family serine protease, which gives rise to MMKKGWRILAVLCVMVGSRPVRAVELGAVRKAIFKVQVISQEPDYKQPWNHQAVKSSSGTGFYIGPAGILTNAHVVANGKFISVLKDGDDEPVSARVKFMAHDCDLALLEVQDPAYLSGVTPIAFGDIPDVRETVNTVGYPTGGEQLSITQGVVSRVSYRRYVHSAADSHLLVQVDSAINPGNSGGPVLQGKIAVGVAFQAYTGAENTGYIIPTPVIKRFLTDIADGRYDGHPVQGFNVQDNALQNTATRRYHGLKAGEGGVKVSEVASYSPLSGAVNSGDIILAIDGKPVGIDGKISYLRDRLPFRVLYDLKQRGDPLKLDILREGKRRTVELVLKAKAAFYDGAHIFWNQPRFLSFAGLVFTSLSRDYLETWGRSWYLDAPLPLRYIHNHFSQIKDLEGARDVIVLAERLPHAVNTFSGPFMDAVVTRVNGKKVLSLDDLARAIDEAEGSHLVFDFWQEEVPLILPLAASRSADQVINSRYKIPLTRWLGPDEDGATANWGAEK
- a CDS encoding response regulator gives rise to the protein MFNKPYLMVMVDDQEDLSDILSEYLEDMCPGAFTIQSFHDPEKALEFIENNPVRIVVTDVRMPRMNGDQINLRVKQMGRGIKTVIITGNMSYTKAVTCYNDGADGFIQKPFNPKEIRTTFQRVLDCMESWEEVFRKIAQSRAG
- a CDS encoding 3'(2'),5'-bisphosphate nucleotidase CysQ produces the protein MKDLLRLESLALEAGEAVMKIHSHGRLDVQTKDDHSPVTQADLLANEIICRGLRQFSSLPIISEEGTGEASPDADQISSYWLIDPIDGTKEFIAHRPTFTVNIALIEEGVPVAGVVYAPEREELYYGSDEGLRINQKRVQPVWGPDRVAVCSASRPEKEFDGFLRDNDLSRVIKIGSSFKFCLVAKGEAHFYPRFSPLSAWDIAAGDAVARAAGCSMLEMKSGQPLRYEFKRRWNPGFILQAPGCTARLNQRQ